The Ignatzschineria rhizosphaerae genome contains a region encoding:
- the leuC gene encoding 3-isopropylmalate dehydratase large subunit, translating into MTVKTLYEKIWDDHVVRTEEDGTALIYIDRHIIHEVTSAQAFEGLEKAGRKLWRKNSIVAMADHNTPTTSDIGNITDPIARLQVDTLHKNATAHNLAYFPIGDARRGIVHVAGPEQGATLPGMTIVCGDSHTATHGAFGAIAFGIGTSEVEHVMATSCLVQKKSKTMKIDVVGELSPNVTAKDLILAIIGQIGTAGGTGYAIEFSGDAVKKLSMEGRMTMCNMAIEAGARVGLVGVDQTTIDYVKGRPFAPKAEDWDQAVAYWNTLHTDEGAQFDKVITIDATKIEPQVSWGTSPEMVIGINELIPDPEKAKNSVQKESIEKALKYMGLKANQSPKDIKIDKVFIGSCTNSRIEDIRDAAKMVAGKKKADNVKLAMIVPGSGLVKAQAEKEGLDKIFIEAGFEWREPGCSMCLAMNPDRLEPYEHCASTSNRNFEGRQGAAGRTHLVSPAMAAAAAIAGHFVDIRELN; encoded by the coding sequence ATGACAGTAAAAACACTTTATGAAAAGATTTGGGATGATCATGTCGTACGTACAGAGGAAGATGGTACGGCGCTAATTTATATCGACAGACACATTATTCACGAAGTCACAAGCGCACAAGCCTTCGAGGGCCTTGAGAAAGCAGGTCGAAAGCTTTGGCGTAAGAACTCGATTGTGGCAATGGCAGATCACAATACCCCTACAACTAGCGATATCGGTAACATCACAGATCCCATCGCCCGTCTACAAGTTGATACGCTTCATAAAAATGCAACAGCGCATAATCTTGCTTATTTCCCAATTGGCGATGCTCGCCGTGGTATTGTTCACGTTGCAGGACCTGAGCAAGGCGCAACATTGCCGGGAATGACGATTGTTTGCGGTGACTCTCATACGGCAACTCATGGCGCTTTTGGAGCGATTGCTTTTGGGATTGGTACAAGTGAAGTTGAGCATGTCATGGCAACAAGTTGCCTTGTGCAAAAAAAATCAAAAACGATGAAGATTGATGTCGTAGGTGAATTGAGCCCTAATGTGACAGCAAAAGATCTTATTCTCGCAATTATCGGTCAAATCGGTACTGCTGGTGGCACCGGCTATGCCATTGAGTTTAGCGGCGATGCCGTTAAAAAACTCTCTATGGAAGGTCGAATGACTATGTGTAATATGGCAATTGAAGCCGGCGCTCGAGTTGGGCTTGTTGGCGTTGACCAAACCACTATCGACTATGTCAAAGGCCGCCCTTTTGCCCCAAAAGCTGAAGATTGGGATCAAGCAGTTGCTTACTGGAATACGCTTCATACAGATGAAGGCGCTCAGTTTGATAAAGTGATTACCATTGATGCAACTAAAATCGAACCACAAGTTAGCTGGGGAACAAGCCCTGAGATGGTGATTGGTATTAACGAACTTATTCCTGACCCTGAAAAAGCTAAAAATAGCGTGCAAAAAGAGAGTATTGAAAAAGCCCTTAAATATATGGGCTTAAAAGCAAATCAATCCCCTAAAGATATTAAAATTGATAAAGTCTTTATTGGCTCATGCACCAACTCTCGTATCGAAGATATTCGTGATGCAGCCAAAATGGTTGCTGGCAAAAAGAAAGCAGATAACGTCAAACTTGCGATGATCGTTCCAGGGTCTGGCCTTGTTAAAGCACAAGCGGAGAAAGAGGGATTAGATAAGATCTTTATCGAAGCTGGCTTTGAATGGCGAGAGCCTGGCTGCTCAATGTGTTTAGCGATGAACCCTGATCGTCTTGAGCCTTATGAGCATTGCGCTTCTACTTCAAATCGTAACTTTGAAGGTCGTCAAGGCGCTGCAGGTCGCACGCACTTAGTAAGCCCTGCAATGGCAGCGGCAGCGGCTATCGCTGGCCATTTCGTTGACATTCGTGAATTGAATTAA
- the leuD gene encoding 3-isopropylmalate dehydratase small subunit: MQPFVTHTGIVVPLDRANIDTDAIIPKQFLTSIYKTGFGPNLFDEWRYMDRGAPGMDNSKRPLNTEFSLNQPEYQDATILLARDNFGCGSSREHAVWALTDYGFRSVISSSYSDIFFNNCFKNGFLPIRLTEEEVDALFKLTAKHSDLEIKVDLPEQTVTALHHGETKAGPFSFEIDAFRKHCMINGLDDISLTLEHQEDIRAYEAKRAKQAPWIFKD; encoded by the coding sequence ATGCAACCTTTTGTAACACACACCGGAATCGTGGTTCCACTTGATCGTGCAAATATTGATACAGATGCCATTATTCCTAAGCAATTCTTAACAAGTATCTATAAAACGGGCTTTGGCCCTAACCTTTTTGATGAATGGCGTTATATGGATCGCGGTGCGCCGGGAATGGATAACTCCAAGCGCCCACTCAATACAGAATTTTCACTTAACCAGCCTGAGTATCAAGACGCAACGATTTTACTCGCTCGTGATAACTTTGGCTGCGGCTCATCACGTGAACATGCGGTTTGGGCGCTCACAGATTACGGCTTTCGCTCTGTCATTAGCTCAAGTTATTCTGATATCTTCTTCAATAACTGTTTTAAAAATGGCTTCTTACCGATCCGTTTAACAGAAGAGGAAGTGGATGCGCTTTTTAAGCTTACTGCAAAGCATTCGGATCTTGAGATCAAGGTAGATCTTCCTGAACAAACAGTCACAGCGCTTCATCATGGCGAGACAAAAGCAGGTCCTTTCTCTTTTGAGATCGATGCTTTTCGTAAACATTGCATGATTAATGGTTTAGATGACATCAGCTTAACGCTCGAACATCAAGAAGATATTCGTGCTTATGAAGCAAAACGTGCTAAACAAGCACCTTGGATTTTTAAGGATTAA
- a CDS encoding carbonic anhydrase family protein: protein MRLHNLEDQRCLTPELALSFLKEGNKRFVANLKAHSNLLEQVNETKAGQFPFAIILSCIDSRTSAELIFDQGLGDIFSARIAGNVLNDDIIGSMEFACKLAGSKLIVVLGHSHCGAITGACHGTELGHLTDLLAKVKPSIEHVKAQHQNLDIKSKEAVDMVAFHNVEHTIGHILDKSTVLKEMYEKGEIGIAGAFYKVETGEVDFVKEMFTEK from the coding sequence ATGAGATTACATAATTTAGAAGATCAAAGATGCTTAACGCCGGAACTTGCTTTATCATTTTTAAAAGAAGGAAATAAGCGTTTTGTTGCCAATCTTAAAGCTCATAGCAATCTATTAGAGCAAGTGAACGAAACGAAAGCCGGGCAATTTCCTTTTGCGATTATCTTAAGTTGTATTGATAGTCGTACCTCAGCGGAGTTAATCTTTGACCAAGGTTTAGGGGATATTTTTAGTGCAAGAATTGCCGGCAATGTCTTAAATGATGACATTATTGGCTCAATGGAGTTTGCTTGCAAACTAGCAGGATCAAAGCTCATTGTGGTATTAGGGCACTCTCATTGCGGTGCGATTACAGGCGCTTGTCATGGCACGGAACTTGGACATTTGACGGATCTTTTAGCGAAAGTAAAACCATCAATAGAGCACGTTAAAGCGCAGCATCAAAATTTAGATATCAAATCTAAAGAGGCGGTAGATATGGTAGCTTTTCATAATGTTGAGCACACCATTGGCCATATTTTAGATAAGAGCACTGTTTTAAAAGAGATGTATGAAAAGGGTGAAATCGGGATTGCCGGCGCTTTTTATAAAGTAGAGACCGGTGAAGTCGATTTTGTAAAAGAGATGTTCACTGAAAAATAG
- a CDS encoding DUF5710 domain-containing protein, with translation MKLYLNVPFAEKEEAKRLGARWNPELKLWFVEIKDTVPSPLYRWLIEEADYNLLAEDYSIVMASKPCWKCHEQTIVTTFILDRYYELVHFDVDEGETFFYNWQDVHNLSFVSNITALDPSVLAKMGEANSHYRKTYSKALEGSYFANNCTHCGMLQGDFNLYQEPSSIFYDCRDSEKFEKIITIDKPFKAKGNTALTAGSPEGIMIKIVGS, from the coding sequence ATGAAACTCTATTTAAATGTCCCTTTTGCAGAGAAAGAGGAGGCAAAGAGGTTAGGTGCAAGATGGAATCCTGAATTAAAATTATGGTTTGTGGAAATAAAGGATACTGTTCCTTCGCCTTTATATCGCTGGTTAATTGAGGAAGCTGATTATAATTTATTAGCAGAAGATTATTCTATCGTTATGGCAAGCAAACCCTGTTGGAAATGTCATGAACAGACAATCGTGACGACTTTTATACTAGATCGCTATTATGAGCTCGTTCACTTCGACGTTGATGAGGGAGAAACCTTCTTTTATAACTGGCAAGACGTTCATAATCTCTCGTTTGTCTCTAATATTACGGCATTAGATCCATCTGTTTTAGCAAAGATGGGGGAAGCGAACTCCCATTATCGTAAAACCTACAGCAAAGCATTGGAAGGGAGTTATTTTGCTAATAATTGTACGCACTGCGGCATGTTGCAAGGGGATTTTAATCTTTACCAAGAACCTTCAAGTATCTTTTATGATTGCCGAGATAGCGAGAAGTTCGAGAAAATCATCACAATAGACAAACCTTTTAAAGCAAAAGGCAATACGGCGCTCACAGCAGGATCGCCCGAGGGGATTATGATTAAAATCGTGGGGAGTTAA
- the alaS gene encoding alanine--tRNA ligase — translation MKTNEIRRKFIDFFVSKGHKEVASSSLLPANDPTLLFTNAGMNQFKDCFLGLEKRDYVTATTSQKCVRAGGKHNDLENVGFTARHHTFFEMLGNFSFGDYFKEKAIAYAWELLTEVYGLPKEKLLVTIYHTDDEAFKIWNEQIGVPAEKIIRIGDKEDGSSDNFWQMGDTGPCGPCSEIFYDHGDHIWGGPPGSAEEDGDRFIEIWNLVFMQFNRDEEGTLHPLPNPSIDTGMGLERISAILQKVHSNYEIDLFVKLLEASAKAVGVEDLENNSLKVLSDHIRSVSFLIADNILPSNEGRGYVLRRIIRRAIRHGYKLGQKELFFYKIVPTLVAEMGDAYPQLKEKEAFIIETIKDEEKRFSTTLEHGLKLLEADIIALKGAKEIQGETIFKLYDTYGFPVDLTNDIAREQALTLDMEGFEKCMEEQRERARAASNFGAEKVLDLQHADKTTFYGYNLVEADSTIASILVNGEVVSSATEGNDAILILSETPFYAESGGQIGDTGIIKGDGFEFLVKDTKKQQDIFLHIGVVKSGEVKPHTKVTAIIDNSRRELIKKNHSATHLMHDALQALLGSHIEQKGSLVTDDRLRFDFSHNKPVSFEEIQNIERMVNEAIRHNHPVDINEMPIDEAKAKGAMALFGEKYGDVVRVVVMGDSIELCGGTHVGATGDIGLFKITQETGIAAGVRRIEAVTGGQAVEIMLEQQATLNKLANTLKTDSAHIVSKVDSALDESKALRKELANLQSKLVFASRSEILAKAADINGIKVIVSRIDGADNRSLRELCDNLQAETKGITMLVAEVDGRVALVTSVDKALTDSVKAGELLNIAATEVGGKGGGRPDSATGGGTEPSNIQKAIDSALNWIKTKI, via the coding sequence ATGAAGACTAACGAAATTCGCCGTAAATTTATCGACTTCTTTGTGAGTAAAGGTCACAAAGAAGTTGCGTCGAGCTCACTGCTCCCTGCAAATGATCCTACGCTTCTCTTTACTAACGCCGGAATGAACCAATTTAAAGATTGTTTCCTTGGCCTTGAGAAACGTGATTATGTCACTGCAACAACTTCACAAAAATGTGTTCGAGCCGGCGGAAAACATAACGACTTAGAAAACGTAGGATTCACCGCGCGCCACCATACCTTCTTTGAAATGCTCGGCAACTTTAGCTTTGGCGATTACTTCAAAGAGAAAGCAATCGCTTATGCTTGGGAACTTTTAACAGAAGTTTACGGACTTCCTAAAGAGAAGCTTCTTGTCACGATTTATCACACAGATGACGAAGCCTTTAAGATCTGGAATGAGCAAATTGGCGTTCCGGCAGAAAAAATTATCCGTATTGGCGATAAGGAAGATGGCTCATCAGATAACTTCTGGCAAATGGGCGATACCGGTCCTTGTGGTCCTTGTTCTGAAATCTTCTACGATCATGGCGATCATATTTGGGGAGGTCCTCCTGGATCTGCTGAAGAAGATGGTGATCGTTTCATTGAGATCTGGAACCTTGTTTTCATGCAGTTTAACCGTGATGAAGAAGGAACCCTTCACCCATTACCTAATCCATCTATTGATACCGGTATGGGCCTTGAGCGTATCTCGGCTATTTTACAAAAAGTGCATAGTAACTATGAGATCGACCTTTTTGTGAAACTGCTTGAAGCTTCTGCAAAAGCAGTAGGAGTTGAGGATTTAGAGAATAACTCCCTTAAAGTCTTAAGTGATCATATTCGCTCTGTCTCTTTCTTAATTGCCGATAATATTCTTCCTTCCAACGAAGGTCGCGGCTATGTGCTTCGCCGTATTATTCGCCGTGCGATTCGTCATGGTTACAAGCTCGGTCAAAAAGAGCTCTTCTTCTACAAAATTGTCCCAACACTTGTTGCGGAAATGGGGGATGCGTACCCGCAGCTTAAAGAGAAAGAAGCTTTTATTATTGAGACAATCAAAGATGAAGAGAAACGTTTCTCGACAACGCTTGAGCATGGCTTAAAACTCCTTGAAGCAGATATTATCGCCCTAAAAGGCGCAAAAGAGATCCAAGGCGAGACGATCTTTAAACTCTATGATACTTACGGCTTCCCTGTTGACTTAACCAATGATATTGCGCGCGAACAAGCGTTAACGCTGGATATGGAAGGCTTTGAGAAATGCATGGAAGAGCAACGTGAGCGTGCTCGTGCGGCAAGTAACTTTGGTGCTGAAAAAGTCTTAGATCTGCAACATGCCGATAAAACGACTTTCTATGGTTATAATTTAGTAGAAGCAGACTCAACTATTGCCTCAATTCTTGTTAATGGTGAAGTTGTATCAAGCGCTACAGAAGGCAATGATGCGATTTTAATCCTCTCAGAAACACCTTTTTATGCAGAATCAGGGGGTCAAATTGGGGATACAGGGATTATCAAAGGCGATGGTTTTGAATTCTTAGTTAAAGATACTAAAAAACAACAAGATATCTTCCTGCATATTGGCGTTGTCAAATCAGGTGAAGTCAAACCTCATACCAAAGTCACAGCAATAATTGACAATAGTCGCCGTGAGTTGATTAAGAAAAATCACTCAGCAACCCACTTAATGCACGATGCACTTCAAGCGCTTTTAGGCTCACATATTGAACAGAAAGGTTCATTAGTTACGGATGATCGCCTACGTTTTGACTTCTCACACAATAAACCTGTAAGTTTTGAAGAGATTCAAAATATTGAACGTATGGTTAATGAAGCAATTCGCCACAATCATCCTGTCGACATTAATGAAATGCCCATTGATGAAGCAAAAGCAAAAGGTGCAATGGCGCTCTTTGGTGAAAAATATGGCGATGTCGTTCGCGTTGTTGTGATGGGCGATTCGATTGAGCTTTGTGGCGGAACTCACGTTGGTGCAACCGGTGATATTGGGCTCTTTAAAATCACGCAAGAAACAGGAATCGCAGCAGGTGTTCGCCGTATTGAAGCCGTTACTGGCGGTCAAGCGGTTGAGATTATGCTAGAGCAACAAGCAACGCTTAACAAACTGGCAAATACGCTTAAAACAGATAGCGCACACATTGTTTCTAAAGTCGATAGTGCCCTTGATGAGAGCAAAGCACTTCGTAAAGAGCTTGCTAATCTTCAATCTAAACTCGTATTTGCAAGTCGCAGCGAGATTCTTGCAAAAGCCGCCGATATTAATGGCATTAAAGTTATCGTTAGCCGAATTGATGGGGCTGATAATCGCTCTCTTCGTGAGCTTTGTGATAACTTACAAGCAGAAACAAAAGGTATCACGATGCTTGTTGCCGAAGTTGATGGTCGCGTTGCGCTTGTCACTAGCGTTGATAAAGCCTTAACGGATAGCGTAAAAGCCGGCGAACTCCTTAACATTGCGGCAACGGAAGTGGGCGGTAAAGGTGGTGGTCGTCCGGATTCTGCAACGGGCGGTGGTACTGAGCCTTCCAATATCCAAAAAGCGATTGACAGTGCCTTAAACTGGATTAAAACGAAGATCTAA
- a CDS encoding amidohydrolase, protein MSIIHQDALRTYEPQLIEYRRYLHQYPELSFEETKTSEYITKEMEKLEHATISHPVGNSVLVKFITGKPGPKIGLRGDIDALAIEEERDDIDFKSKNPGKMHACGHDAHTAILMMACHYFNDHFDELTGEVWAIFQHAEELLPGGAQELVATGIFHELDFMYGHHLWTLLPTGTIDLKDGAVTSNTDVYTAKIFGKGGHSSEPQNCIDPVVIAAQIVSQMQSIVARQIAPLEAGVLSNTYINGGRKNALNVIPNYAEIGGSVRSTTPQMRELFKKSITKIITSTCENFDTTCEIDYQFGYGMTDNNLEKTAFVREIATQIPEANVIANPTYLAGEDFSAFAEIVPATFAFVGVGNKDKDCIYPHHHPKFSMDEDGFLLGMQMFINVVMNYPKYFS, encoded by the coding sequence ATGTCCATTATCCATCAAGATGCCCTACGCACTTATGAGCCTCAATTAATTGAATATCGCCGTTATCTCCATCAATATCCAGAGCTCTCTTTTGAAGAGACTAAAACAAGTGAATATATTACAAAAGAGATGGAAAAACTTGAGCATGCCACAATCTCCCACCCTGTTGGCAACTCCGTTTTAGTAAAGTTTATCACAGGTAAACCAGGCCCTAAAATTGGGCTACGCGGTGATATTGATGCGCTAGCTATTGAAGAAGAACGCGATGATATCGATTTTAAATCTAAAAATCCTGGCAAAATGCACGCTTGTGGTCACGATGCTCATACAGCAATTTTAATGATGGCTTGCCACTACTTTAACGATCATTTTGATGAGCTCACAGGCGAAGTCTGGGCGATCTTTCAACACGCAGAAGAACTCCTTCCTGGCGGCGCACAGGAACTTGTAGCAACAGGAATTTTTCATGAATTAGACTTTATGTATGGTCATCACCTTTGGACGCTACTGCCAACAGGAACAATTGACCTTAAAGATGGCGCAGTTACTTCTAATACGGATGTCTATACAGCAAAAATATTTGGTAAAGGAGGTCACTCTTCGGAGCCGCAAAACTGTATTGATCCCGTAGTCATTGCCGCACAAATCGTCAGTCAAATGCAATCGATCGTGGCACGTCAAATTGCGCCTTTAGAAGCAGGTGTTTTAAGTAATACTTACATCAATGGCGGGCGTAAAAATGCTTTAAATGTGATTCCAAACTATGCAGAAATTGGTGGTAGCGTTCGCTCAACAACCCCTCAAATGCGGGAGCTCTTTAAAAAATCGATTACTAAAATCATTACTTCTACTTGTGAGAACTTTGATACTACCTGCGAAATTGATTACCAATTTGGTTATGGCATGACCGATAACAATCTTGAAAAAACAGCTTTTGTCAGAGAGATCGCCACCCAAATTCCGGAAGCGAATGTGATTGCCAATCCCACCTACCTTGCGGGGGAAGATTTTAGTGCTTTTGCAGAAATAGTGCCGGCAACTTTTGCCTTTGTAGGGGTTGGTAACAAAGATAAAGATTGTATCTATCCTCATCACCATCCTAAATTTAGTATGGATGAAGATGGCTTTTTATTAGGAATGCAGATGTTTATTAACGTTGTGATGAACTACCCTAAGTATTTTTCATAA
- a CDS encoding HlyD family secretion protein → MQKSNRKKYIIGGIIILGLIIIANYFLNRDQMEGFIKSNGRIEVTPLDISTKLPGRVDKILVDEGDYVEEGQLLAIMQLDSLEAQLAEAEAYHQQAQHQADSAKAVIQARESDKVAAEAAVSATESQLYAAERKLNRLQALVKRGATTEQDFDDQEAFTRVLKADVATANSKVLAAQAAIDAAKAQFVAAESQVIAAEATINRVKADIKDANLIAPVTGRIQYRISEPSEVLGAGGKVLNLLDLSKVYMTFFVPTEYTGMLIEGKDDGTEVRIVLDVAPDSPIPARITFVSPEAQFTPKTVETQSERQKLMYRVKAQINPELLDRYQKYIKTGVTGEAYIKVDPNKKWPAFLNGPLIEEANAK, encoded by the coding sequence ATGCAAAAAAGCAATCGTAAAAAATATATTATCGGCGGTATCATCATTCTAGGATTGATCATCATCGCAAACTATTTTTTAAACCGTGACCAAATGGAAGGATTTATCAAAAGTAATGGTCGCATCGAAGTGACTCCCCTTGATATCTCTACAAAGCTCCCCGGTAGAGTTGATAAAATCTTAGTAGATGAGGGTGATTATGTAGAAGAGGGACAATTATTAGCAATCATGCAACTTGATTCATTAGAAGCACAACTTGCAGAAGCAGAAGCCTATCATCAACAAGCGCAGCACCAAGCAGACTCAGCTAAAGCGGTGATACAAGCTCGTGAAAGTGATAAAGTCGCGGCAGAAGCCGCCGTTTCAGCAACTGAAAGCCAACTCTACGCGGCTGAAAGAAAGTTAAACCGTCTACAGGCACTTGTTAAAAGAGGTGCAACAACAGAACAAGATTTTGATGACCAAGAAGCATTTACCCGAGTCTTAAAAGCAGATGTTGCCACCGCAAACTCTAAAGTTTTAGCAGCACAAGCCGCTATTGATGCAGCAAAAGCACAATTTGTTGCGGCAGAATCGCAAGTCATCGCCGCTGAAGCGACGATTAATCGAGTTAAAGCAGATATTAAAGATGCCAATCTTATTGCGCCTGTTACAGGTCGTATCCAATACCGTATCTCTGAACCTTCAGAAGTTTTAGGCGCTGGTGGAAAAGTATTAAATCTCTTAGATCTTTCAAAGGTTTATATGACATTCTTTGTGCCAACAGAATATACCGGCATGTTGATCGAGGGAAAAGATGATGGTACCGAGGTACGCATTGTCTTAGATGTTGCCCCTGATTCACCAATCCCTGCACGCATTACCTTTGTTTCACCAGAAGCGCAATTTACACCAAAAACGGTTGAAACCCAAAGTGAGCGCCAAAAATTGATGTATCGAGTCAAAGCGCAGATCAATCCTGAACTTTTAGATCGCTATCAAAAATATATTAAAACAGGCGTAACAGGAGAGGCTTACATTAAAGTCGATCCTAATAAAAAATGGCCGGCATTCTTAAATGGCCCGCTAATTGAAGAAGCAAATGCGAAGTAA